One part of the Balneolaceae bacterium genome encodes these proteins:
- a CDS encoding DUF4838 domain-containing protein: MDEDFKERLVSRKDFLKASTLITSGLTLLPSALRAALLSDENSGRSQAQEYQIVFRQSNKNPIEEKAAQQLKKYLEKAEISFPVIDEESYRGDQAIYIGRTRYAEQIDINYKELAKDGYAFKTLGKNLVIAGGTEKGVLYGVYGFLEALGFRKYDPVSTYVPKIESVQIPADESTEVPGMNYRQTSYYDKDDGDIFDWHRLDSRSESWGMFVHTFFELVPPEEYAESHPEYYSWRDGKRNPSTQLCLSNEEVLEVVVQNLRKKIAENPEPLYWSVSPEDNDQYCTCGPCTELNKKYGGTRSDLKYGVPSGSLIYFVNKVAKEFPDKIISTLAYWYTREAPENIKPVSNVNIMLCPIGPARHRPIFETAPSFTNDLQDWGKISDRILIWDYNIQFANPVSPFPNLHTLKPNIKFYKENNVDSLFMQATSQAGSEMASLRSYLINKLMWDPDANEDLIMNDFLEGYYGDAGIYIRQYIDTMKEALLASNHELKIFDSPIDAKDTYLSADLMKQYEEMFDNAEQVVEGDSERLRRVRIARLPLMFAQIQIGRTEVDTPRSMFAHNEEGRIIVKPEMKELVHQFVNRCKEYGVNRIRERTTTADEYLRAYQRIFDKMDEVENAISLHKKITPITTSSEHTKGAEALTDGVFGSDESWRFPDKIGVNWVGYEGEHMEFILDLGEVQPIQTINMDFLNAQAQPKWHQTILPIFVEYQLSVDGENYKEPVRIENPHDPNPDNNPGITDIRVHSFRTELNSKRARFIKVHAESPIEMPSWHIRAGRPAKIYTDEIVVT; encoded by the coding sequence ATGGATGAGGATTTTAAAGAGAGATTGGTTTCAAGAAAAGATTTTTTAAAAGCATCGACTTTGATAACCAGCGGGTTGACGTTGTTACCATCTGCACTGAGGGCTGCGTTATTATCTGATGAAAATTCAGGCAGATCACAAGCGCAAGAATATCAGATTGTATTCAGGCAGAGCAACAAAAATCCGATAGAAGAGAAAGCTGCTCAACAGCTTAAGAAATATCTTGAGAAAGCTGAGATCAGTTTTCCGGTTATTGATGAAGAATCGTACCGGGGGGATCAGGCGATCTATATTGGTCGCACCCGATATGCCGAGCAGATAGATATCAATTACAAAGAACTCGCTAAGGATGGATATGCATTCAAAACCCTGGGGAAGAATCTGGTAATTGCAGGCGGTACAGAGAAGGGAGTGCTTTATGGAGTTTATGGCTTTCTGGAAGCACTGGGTTTTCGTAAGTATGATCCGGTGAGTACGTATGTGCCAAAAATTGAGTCTGTTCAGATTCCTGCGGACGAGTCGACTGAAGTTCCCGGAATGAATTATCGCCAGACCTCTTACTACGATAAGGATGATGGAGATATTTTTGACTGGCACCGACTTGACAGCAGAAGTGAATCGTGGGGTATGTTTGTGCATACTTTTTTTGAGCTGGTACCGCCGGAAGAGTATGCCGAGTCCCATCCTGAATATTACTCATGGCGAGATGGCAAGCGTAATCCAAGTACCCAATTGTGCCTGTCGAATGAGGAGGTCCTGGAGGTCGTAGTTCAAAACCTGAGGAAGAAAATAGCTGAAAATCCAGAACCACTATATTGGTCTGTTAGCCCGGAAGATAACGATCAGTATTGCACATGCGGCCCTTGTACAGAACTAAATAAAAAGTACGGCGGCACACGATCTGATCTGAAATATGGGGTGCCAAGCGGTTCACTTATCTATTTTGTAAATAAAGTGGCCAAAGAGTTTCCGGATAAAATTATATCCACATTGGCATATTGGTATACTCGTGAAGCACCGGAAAATATCAAACCGGTATCGAATGTCAATATTATGCTCTGCCCGATAGGGCCTGCTCGTCACAGGCCAATATTTGAAACAGCTCCCTCTTTCACGAATGATTTACAAGATTGGGGAAAAATCAGTGACAGAATTTTAATTTGGGACTATAACATTCAGTTTGCCAATCCGGTGAGTCCCTTTCCGAATCTTCATACGCTAAAACCGAATATTAAATTCTACAAAGAGAACAATGTAGATTCGCTGTTTATGCAGGCGACGTCTCAAGCCGGAAGTGAAATGGCGAGTTTAAGATCGTACCTGATCAACAAACTGATGTGGGATCCAGATGCCAATGAGGATCTGATCATGAATGATTTTCTTGAAGGTTATTATGGAGATGCCGGTATTTACATCCGACAGTATATCGATACAATGAAAGAAGCTTTATTGGCCAGTAACCACGAATTGAAGATTTTTGATTCTCCAATTGACGCAAAAGATACATACTTATCAGCCGATTTGATGAAGCAGTATGAGGAGATGTTTGATAACGCTGAACAGGTAGTGGAAGGAGATTCAGAACGATTGCGAAGAGTGAGAATCGCCAGACTTCCATTGATGTTCGCTCAGATACAAATTGGCCGCACGGAAGTGGATACACCCCGAAGTATGTTCGCTCATAATGAAGAGGGAAGGATTATCGTTAAGCCTGAAATGAAAGAGCTGGTGCATCAGTTTGTGAATCGTTGTAAGGAATATGGGGTGAATCGTATCCGTGAGAGAACCACAACAGCAGATGAATACCTGCGGGCATATCAGCGAATATTTGATAAGATGGACGAAGTGGAAAATGCGATATCTCTCCATAAAAAGATTACTCCTATAACAACTTCAAGCGAGCATACGAAAGGAGCAGAGGCATTAACTGATGGTGTTTTTGGGTCCGATGAATCATGGAGATTCCCGGATAAAATTGGTGTGAATTGGGTTGGATATGAGGGAGAACATATGGAGTTTATTCTTGATTTAGGGGAGGTTCAACCTATTCAAACCATTAATATGGATTTTCTGAATGCACAGGCACAACCCAAATGGCACCAAACAATCCTGCCGATATTTGTGGAGTACCAGTTATCGGTTGATGGCGAGAACTATAAGGAACCGGTACGAATTGAAAATCCACATGATCCAAATCCCGATAACAATCCCGGAATTACAGATATTCGTGTGCACTCTTTTCGGACAGAGTTGAATTCAAAACGTGCCCGGTTTATTAAAGTGCATGCCGAGAGCCCCATTGAGATGCCTTCCTGGCACATCAGAGCTGGGCGTCCCGCCAAGATCTACACGGATGAGATTGTGGTTACCTGA
- the rpoN gene encoding RNA polymerase factor sigma-54, producing the protein MIKTGQNISQKQSLQQKLSPQQIQFVKLLQLPTMGLEQRVKQEIEMNPVLEEADPLAPEETLRENEEVEWEESEEKEEDSDPDPVDQNEEIDWDSFLHNTEYDGMNYSGGGSQSSGDDDWKDLPNPYHESLLEELEQQVALLDLDEDEKLIADQILGSLDEDGYFRREIDAVVDNIAFNHGTLVKASQVEKVRKQIQKLEPVGIASRDLRDCLLCQVRHLDADPELKNLAEKLLENEWEAFEKKHFEKLKSRLNVDNEELKEVFNLIKGLNPRPGGVTNPDTDNQQYIEPDFEVYYEPSAEEDDEDQGEFIIRLSQRNTPPLRISPDYKMMWENLKKKKGKQKESGDSEARKFIKDKVESAQWFIDSIKQRHNTLMKTMRTIVSLQEDFFKHGEGLKPMILKDVAERIKMDISTVSRVVNGKYVQTNFGVFELKYFFSEGLETESGEDVSSREVKNVLQNVIQNENKKKPYSDQALTEILKEKGYKVARRTVSKYRENLQIPVARLRKQIV; encoded by the coding sequence ATGATAAAAACAGGTCAAAACATATCGCAAAAACAATCGCTGCAGCAAAAGCTCTCTCCACAGCAGATTCAGTTTGTGAAATTACTGCAGCTTCCTACCATGGGCCTTGAGCAAAGAGTAAAGCAGGAGATTGAGATGAACCCGGTTTTGGAGGAAGCAGATCCGCTGGCACCGGAAGAGACACTCCGTGAGAATGAAGAGGTTGAATGGGAGGAGAGCGAAGAAAAAGAGGAGGACAGTGATCCCGATCCGGTAGATCAGAATGAAGAGATTGACTGGGATTCGTTTCTTCACAATACTGAGTATGATGGAATGAATTACTCAGGCGGAGGTAGCCAGTCATCCGGGGATGACGACTGGAAAGATCTGCCAAATCCCTATCATGAATCTCTTCTCGAGGAGCTCGAACAGCAGGTTGCACTTTTAGACCTGGATGAAGATGAGAAGTTGATTGCCGATCAGATTTTAGGTTCACTGGATGAGGACGGTTATTTCCGCAGAGAGATTGATGCTGTGGTTGATAACATCGCATTTAATCACGGTACGCTGGTGAAGGCCAGTCAGGTTGAGAAGGTTCGGAAGCAGATTCAGAAACTTGAACCGGTGGGTATAGCCTCCAGGGATTTGAGAGATTGTCTGTTGTGCCAGGTGCGCCATCTGGATGCAGATCCGGAACTTAAAAATCTGGCTGAGAAGCTTCTTGAGAATGAATGGGAAGCATTTGAGAAGAAACATTTTGAAAAGCTGAAGTCGCGCCTCAATGTGGATAATGAAGAGCTAAAAGAGGTATTCAATCTGATAAAAGGTTTGAATCCACGCCCGGGAGGTGTTACAAATCCCGATACTGACAATCAGCAATATATTGAACCAGATTTCGAAGTCTATTACGAACCTTCAGCAGAGGAAGATGATGAGGATCAGGGAGAGTTTATTATTCGGTTAAGCCAAAGAAATACTCCCCCTTTGCGCATTTCGCCTGATTATAAAATGATGTGGGAGAACCTGAAAAAGAAAAAGGGAAAACAGAAAGAGAGTGGTGATTCTGAAGCCCGAAAATTTATCAAGGATAAAGTAGAATCTGCTCAGTGGTTTATCGATTCCATCAAACAGAGACACAATACGTTGATGAAAACGATGCGAACCATTGTATCGCTCCAGGAAGATTTTTTTAAACATGGGGAGGGGCTAAAACCGATGATTTTGAAAGATGTAGCCGAACGAATTAAGATGGATATCTCAACCGTTTCAAGAGTAGTAAATGGTAAGTACGTTCAAACCAATTTTGGTGTATTTGAATTGAAATACTTTTTTAGTGAAGGCCTTGAAACAGAAAGCGGTGAGGATGTATCAAGCCGGGAAGTGAAAAATGTGCTTCAAAATGTGATTCAAAACGAGAATAAAAAGAAACCATACAGCGACCAGGCACTTACAGAAATTTTGAAAGAGAAAGGATATAAAGTAGCACGGCGAACAGTCAGCAAATACCGGGAAAATTTGCAGATACCGGTAGCCCGTCTCAGAAAGCAGATTGTTTAG
- a CDS encoding DUF3109 family protein: protein MIKVQNVILSEDIATAKFACNISRCKGACCVVGDAGAPVSRQEIPVLRKAFRKLQNQLDPESVDVVNETGVVQGDNQSGYEISCIESGECVFVQKDKDGAATCAIQNAYYSGDFGWEKPVSCHLYPIRLKQIGAFEYANFEYIPELCSAGCQRGEDEGIYLADFLKDSLIRRYGKEWYSEFLEVCNEERMQSV, encoded by the coding sequence ATGATAAAAGTTCAGAATGTGATACTTTCTGAAGATATTGCAACAGCCAAATTTGCCTGTAATATCAGTCGTTGTAAAGGGGCTTGTTGCGTTGTTGGTGATGCCGGTGCACCCGTCAGCAGACAGGAAATTCCGGTACTTCGAAAGGCATTCAGAAAACTTCAAAATCAATTGGATCCTGAATCGGTGGACGTTGTGAACGAAACGGGAGTTGTGCAAGGTGACAACCAAAGCGGTTATGAAATTTCCTGCATAGAATCGGGGGAATGTGTTTTTGTACAGAAGGATAAAGATGGAGCAGCAACTTGCGCTATTCAAAATGCCTACTATTCCGGCGATTTTGGTTGGGAAAAACCAGTAAGTTGTCACCTTTATCCGATCCGTTTAAAACAAATTGGAGCATTTGAATATGCAAATTTTGAATATATCCCGGAGTTATGTTCTGCTGGCTGCCAAAGAGGAGAAGATGAGGGAATTTACCTGGCTGACTTTTTAAAAGATTCACTCATAAGACGTTATGGAAAAGAGTGGTACTCGGAATTTCTTGAAGTTTGTAACGAAGAAAGGATGCAATCTGTATAG
- the serS gene encoding serine--tRNA ligase: MLDVTFIREHVDLVKEGMKNKGEPDSSIVDRVLEKDEEWRSVVTELDNLRAESNRKAKKIGQLMGQGKKEEAQKLIQETGDNKEEIKELEDKLTVLDKERDKLLYQIPNVPDESVPVGHSEEDNEVFLTWGEPADEDWRLPHWEVAEEKGWIDFERGAKVTGAGFPFYVGPMARLQRALINYFLNEASEQGYTEMQAPYFVNEDSARGTGQIPDKEDMMYTIPRDGFFAIPTAEVPVTNFHRDEIFSPDDLPVYYSAYTPCWRREAGSYGKDVRGLNRLHQFDKVELVKIVHPDSSDDELESLREYAESLLKKLELPYRTLLMCTGDMGFTQTKKYDLEVWSPGQQRWLEVSSCSNFGSFQARRMQLRFKNEKGKTEILTYLKWIWVGTAANCGIYFGNISNRRWGCYCAGCIKTIYEF; the protein is encoded by the coding sequence ATGCTGGATGTAACATTTATCCGTGAACACGTTGATCTTGTGAAGGAAGGGATGAAAAACAAGGGGGAGCCGGACAGCTCAATTGTGGATCGAGTTCTTGAAAAAGATGAAGAATGGCGAAGTGTTGTTACCGAACTTGATAATTTGAGAGCGGAGAGTAACAGGAAAGCCAAAAAAATTGGCCAGTTGATGGGACAGGGAAAAAAGGAGGAAGCCCAAAAGCTGATTCAAGAAACTGGCGATAATAAAGAAGAGATTAAAGAACTTGAAGATAAGCTGACTGTACTTGATAAGGAGCGTGATAAACTTCTCTATCAAATTCCCAATGTGCCTGATGAATCTGTTCCGGTGGGCCACTCTGAAGAGGATAACGAAGTATTTTTGACATGGGGAGAACCAGCCGATGAGGATTGGCGGCTTCCGCACTGGGAAGTTGCCGAAGAGAAAGGCTGGATCGATTTTGAACGGGGAGCTAAAGTAACGGGTGCAGGTTTTCCGTTTTATGTAGGACCGATGGCCCGGCTTCAGCGTGCACTGATCAATTACTTTTTGAATGAGGCATCCGAGCAGGGATATACCGAAATGCAAGCTCCTTATTTTGTGAATGAAGATTCTGCTCGCGGAACCGGCCAGATCCCTGATAAGGAAGATATGATGTACACCATTCCGAGAGACGGTTTTTTTGCGATTCCAACCGCTGAAGTTCCGGTAACCAATTTTCACCGGGATGAAATCTTCTCGCCGGATGATCTGCCGGTTTACTATTCCGCTTACACTCCATGCTGGAGACGAGAAGCCGGGAGCTATGGGAAAGATGTTCGGGGTTTGAACCGCCTGCATCAATTTGATAAAGTAGAATTGGTTAAAATTGTCCATCCCGATTCTTCTGATGATGAGTTGGAATCTCTGCGAGAGTACGCTGAATCCCTTCTTAAAAAACTGGAATTACCCTACCGAACCCTTTTGATGTGCACCGGCGATATGGGCTTTACCCAAACCAAAAAATACGATCTTGAAGTGTGGAGTCCGGGACAACAACGATGGTTGGAAGTTAGCTCTTGCTCCAATTTTGGATCTTTCCAGGCGAGGCGCATGCAGCTTCGGTTTAAAAATGAAAAAGGGAAAACGGAGATACTTACATACCTTAAATGGATCTGGGTTGGCACTGCCGCGAATTGTGGCATCTATTTTGGAAACATATCAAACCGAAGATGGGGATGTTATTGTGCCGGATGTATTAAAACCATTTATGAATTCTGA
- a CDS encoding Lrp/AsnC family transcriptional regulator: MTHLLDETDIKILNHLQENGRAQRNTIADIVHLSVPSVSERMRKLEEKGLIVDYNAILDAKKFHFDITAFIFVEVDGSERYTDFVDHVSNHPEVMECHSITGDGSHILKVRTKNTESLEKFLSLIQTWEGVTRTRSNIVLSTFKETRKLPIENAEDIKK; the protein is encoded by the coding sequence ATGACACATCTTTTAGACGAAACTGACATTAAAATACTAAATCATCTTCAAGAGAACGGAAGGGCACAGCGAAATACAATCGCCGATATTGTTCATCTATCAGTTCCTTCGGTTTCAGAAAGGATGAGAAAACTGGAAGAGAAAGGACTTATTGTAGATTACAATGCCATTCTGGATGCTAAGAAATTTCATTTCGACATCACCGCATTTATTTTTGTAGAAGTGGACGGTTCCGAACGATATACCGATTTCGTGGACCATGTGAGCAATCACCCGGAAGTAATGGAGTGTCATTCCATAACGGGCGATGGATCTCATATTCTCAAAGTACGAACCAAAAATACAGAGTCGCTCGAAAAGTTTCTCTCATTGATCCAAACGTGGGAAGGTGTCACCAGAACACGCTCTAACATTGTACTCTCTACGTTTAAAGAGACCCGAAAACTACCCATTGAAAACGCTGAGGACATTAAAAAATAA